The following are encoded together in the Oryzias melastigma strain HK-1 linkage group LG17, ASM292280v2, whole genome shotgun sequence genome:
- the prg4a gene encoding proteoglycan 4a isoform X5, with the protein MSATTPLPEDSLDGIKHTKVTRHAAYERTLQHRLLERSRVTDDSLGQTQTLKVVSGTMTMKMMLKLGFLPLILVLTSDAAAPGSCVGRCGEAFTRGQPCTCDFSCMQHNECCPDFEASCTAVRSCQGRCDELFRRGRPCDCDRQCVLFNTCCHDYQPQCGSHHRRHQPVVIKTSRNRKTEMSQETSNSESEESHSVQGRCPQCRGAQRQSSFGLFKPRVVGSSGPASPSSPANHLQHGGGNVPAALLPSPSSPQGTLPHVPAPGPSQPNLSASASGSSTPQKPSGSGGGKLKVQMLLYPGGFHPSGSGQVSGSAGSRPSSLQDMLQTLGLSVVQEAPEASGGDLSSGVDLCGDAFINGLTALNNGTILVFKGDLLWSVEPLSHSVGTPQRITETLGIPSPIDTAFTRTDCNRNTYIIKGDQYWQFDGNMVMKPGFPKPLTSEFPGLTGSISAALAVPATSSSPETVFFFKEGDIMLRFTFPPCSTPSLREEPRNSLKKNFAGRTAGALLSGEFNIRVSLKAFPTPVTAALSMHTPQGSDRYQHFIFSGPLFFKVHITGDLPAVAKPDPIETLTPLLLRPAAMATNPASTAGQSLNSPHPVNSIRFWLHCP; encoded by the exons ATGAG TGCGACCACACCCCTCCCTGAGGACTCATTAGACGGCATCAAACACACCAAAGTGACTAGACATGCAGCATATGAAAGGACGCTCCAGCACAGACTGTTGGAGAGGAGCAG AGTGACAGATGACAGCCTGGGACAGACTCAAACCCTCAAG GTTGTGTCAGGAACGATGACGATGAAGATGATGCTGAAACTGGGTTTTCTCCCGCTGATCCTCGTCTTAACCTCTGATGCAGCTGCACCAG GCAGCTGCGTGGGTCGCTGCGGCGAAGCTTTCACCAGAGGTCAGCCGTGTACCTGTGACTTCAGCTGCATGCAGCATAACGAGTGCTGTCCTGACTTTGAAGCTTCCTGCACTGCAG TTCGATCCTGTCAGGGCCGCTGTGATGAGCTGTTCAGGAGAGGGCGCCCGTGTGACTGCGATCGCCAGTGTGTGCTCTTCAACACCTGTTGTCATGACTACCAGCCGCAGTGTG GCTCTCATCACAGACGACACCAACCTGTGGTGATCAAGACCTCGA GAAACAGGAAAACTGAAATGAGCCAAGAAACCTCCAACAGTGAGAGCGAGGAGTCACACTCGG TGCAGGGCCGCTGTCCTCAGTGTCGTGGTGCTCAGCGTCAAAGTTCATTCGGCCTGTTCAAACCCAGAGTCGTCGGCTCATCTGGCCCCGCCTCTCCTTCCTCTCCAGCCAATCACCTCCAACACG GTGGGGGTAACGTCCCTGCTGCACTGTTGCCCTCGCCCTCCTCCCCTCAGGGCACCCTGCCACACGTCCCTGCCCCAGGACCTTCCCAGCCCAACCTCAGTGCTTCAGCTTCAGGCAGCAGCACACCTCAAAAGCCCTCTGGTTCTGGAGGTGGCAAACTGAAAGTCCAGATGCTGCTGTATCCAGGAGGATTCCATCCATCCGGGTCAGGTCAAG TCAGTGGTTCAGCTGGGTCCAGACCCAGTTCTCTGCAGGACATGCTGCAGACGCTGGGCCTCTCTGTGGTTCAGGAAGCTCCTGAGGCTTCAGGAGGAG ACTTGTCTTCTGGCGTGGACCTGTGCGGCGATGCCTTCATCAATGGACTCACAGCTCTCAACAATGGGACCATCCTGGTCTTCAAAG GTGACCTGTTGTGGTCGGTGGAGCCCCTCAGTCACTCAGTAGGAACCCCTCAGAGAATCACAGAGACTCTGGGCATCCCGTCCCCCATCGACACCGCCTTCACTCGCACCGACTGTAACAGGAACACCTATATCATCAAG GGGGATCAGTACTGGCAGTTCGATGGAAACATGGTGATGAAGCCGGGCTTCCCtaaacctttgacctctgagtTTCCAGGCCTTACAGGAAGCATCAGCGCGGCGCTGGCTGTGCCCGCCACCAGCAGTAGTCCAGAGACCGTCTTCTTCTTTAAGGAAG GAGACATAATGTTGAGGTTCACCTTCCCACCGTGCAGCACCCCTTCACTCAGGGAGGAACCAAGGAActctttgaagaaaaactttgcCGGTCGGACTG CAGGTGCTCTTCTGAGTGGAGAATTCAACATCAGAGTGTCTCTGAAGGCCTTTCCCACCCCGGTCACTGCCGCACTCTCCATGCACACTCCTCAGGGGAGTGACAGATACCAGCACTTCATCTTCTCTGGAC CTCTCTTCTTCAAAGTCCACATTACAGGTGATCTACCTGCTGTTGCAAAACCTGACCCCATTGAGACCCTGACACCTCTGCTCCTCAGACCAGCTGCCATGGCGACCAACCCTGCCAGCACGGCAGGTCAGAGCCTCAACTCTCCACATCCAGTCAACTCCATCAGATTCTGGCTGCACTGTCCCTAG
- the prg4a gene encoding proteoglycan 4a isoform X7 has product MRVTDDSLGQTQTLKVVSGTMTMKMMLKLGFLPLILVLTSDAAAPEFLFKAKEERWRDEKSACGSGASGSCVGRCGEAFTRGQPCTCDFSCMQHNECCPDFEASCTAVRSCQGRCDELFRRGRPCDCDRQCVLFNTCCHDYQPQCGSHHRRHQPVVIKTSRNRKTEMSQETSNSESEESHSVQGRCPQCRGAQRQSSFGLFKPRVVGSSGPASPSSPANHLQHGGGNVPAALLPSPSSPQGTLPHVPAPGPSQPNLSASASGSSTPQKPSGSGGGKLKVQMLLYPGGFHPSGSGQVSGSAGSRPSSLQDMLQTLGLSVVQEAPEASGGDLSSGVDLCGDAFINGLTALNNGTILVFKGDLLWSVEPLSHSVGTPQRITETLGIPSPIDTAFTRTDCNRNTYIIKGDQYWQFDGNMVMKPGFPKPLTSEFPGLTGSISAALAVPATSSSPETVFFFKEGDIMLRFTFPPCSTPSLREEPRNSLKKNFAGRTAGALLSGEFNIRVSLKAFPTPVTAALSMHTPQGSDRYQHFIFSGPLFFKVHITGDLPAVAKPDPIETLTPLLLRPAAMATNPASTAGQSLNSPHPVNSIRFWLHCP; this is encoded by the exons ATGAG AGTGACAGATGACAGCCTGGGACAGACTCAAACCCTCAAG GTTGTGTCAGGAACGATGACGATGAAGATGATGCTGAAACTGGGTTTTCTCCCGCTGATCCTCGTCTTAACCTCTGATGCAGCTGCACCAG aatttttatttaaagccaaagaggAACGATGGCGGGACGAAAAATCTGCATGTGGTTCTGGAGCGTCAG GCAGCTGCGTGGGTCGCTGCGGCGAAGCTTTCACCAGAGGTCAGCCGTGTACCTGTGACTTCAGCTGCATGCAGCATAACGAGTGCTGTCCTGACTTTGAAGCTTCCTGCACTGCAG TTCGATCCTGTCAGGGCCGCTGTGATGAGCTGTTCAGGAGAGGGCGCCCGTGTGACTGCGATCGCCAGTGTGTGCTCTTCAACACCTGTTGTCATGACTACCAGCCGCAGTGTG GCTCTCATCACAGACGACACCAACCTGTGGTGATCAAGACCTCGA GAAACAGGAAAACTGAAATGAGCCAAGAAACCTCCAACAGTGAGAGCGAGGAGTCACACTCGG TGCAGGGCCGCTGTCCTCAGTGTCGTGGTGCTCAGCGTCAAAGTTCATTCGGCCTGTTCAAACCCAGAGTCGTCGGCTCATCTGGCCCCGCCTCTCCTTCCTCTCCAGCCAATCACCTCCAACACG GTGGGGGTAACGTCCCTGCTGCACTGTTGCCCTCGCCCTCCTCCCCTCAGGGCACCCTGCCACACGTCCCTGCCCCAGGACCTTCCCAGCCCAACCTCAGTGCTTCAGCTTCAGGCAGCAGCACACCTCAAAAGCCCTCTGGTTCTGGAGGTGGCAAACTGAAAGTCCAGATGCTGCTGTATCCAGGAGGATTCCATCCATCCGGGTCAGGTCAAG TCAGTGGTTCAGCTGGGTCCAGACCCAGTTCTCTGCAGGACATGCTGCAGACGCTGGGCCTCTCTGTGGTTCAGGAAGCTCCTGAGGCTTCAGGAGGAG ACTTGTCTTCTGGCGTGGACCTGTGCGGCGATGCCTTCATCAATGGACTCACAGCTCTCAACAATGGGACCATCCTGGTCTTCAAAG GTGACCTGTTGTGGTCGGTGGAGCCCCTCAGTCACTCAGTAGGAACCCCTCAGAGAATCACAGAGACTCTGGGCATCCCGTCCCCCATCGACACCGCCTTCACTCGCACCGACTGTAACAGGAACACCTATATCATCAAG GGGGATCAGTACTGGCAGTTCGATGGAAACATGGTGATGAAGCCGGGCTTCCCtaaacctttgacctctgagtTTCCAGGCCTTACAGGAAGCATCAGCGCGGCGCTGGCTGTGCCCGCCACCAGCAGTAGTCCAGAGACCGTCTTCTTCTTTAAGGAAG GAGACATAATGTTGAGGTTCACCTTCCCACCGTGCAGCACCCCTTCACTCAGGGAGGAACCAAGGAActctttgaagaaaaactttgcCGGTCGGACTG CAGGTGCTCTTCTGAGTGGAGAATTCAACATCAGAGTGTCTCTGAAGGCCTTTCCCACCCCGGTCACTGCCGCACTCTCCATGCACACTCCTCAGGGGAGTGACAGATACCAGCACTTCATCTTCTCTGGAC CTCTCTTCTTCAAAGTCCACATTACAGGTGATCTACCTGCTGTTGCAAAACCTGACCCCATTGAGACCCTGACACCTCTGCTCCTCAGACCAGCTGCCATGGCGACCAACCCTGCCAGCACGGCAGGTCAGAGCCTCAACTCTCCACATCCAGTCAACTCCATCAGATTCTGGCTGCACTGTCCCTAG
- the prg4a gene encoding proteoglycan 4a isoform X6, whose protein sequence is MSATTPLPEDSLDGIKHTKVTRHAAYERTLQHRLLERSRVTDDSLGQTQTLKVVSGTMTMKMMLKLGFLPLILVLTSDAAAPEFLFKAKEERWRDEKSACGSGASGSCVGRCGEAFTRGQPCTCDFSCMQHNECCPDFEASCTAVRSCQGRCDELFRRGRPCDCDRQCVLFNTCCHDYQPQCGSHHRRHQPVVIKTSRNRKTEMSQETSNSESEESHSVQGRCPQCRGAQRQSSFGLFKPRVVGSSGPASPSSPANHLQHGGGNVPAALLPSPSSPQGTLPHVPAPGPSQPNLSASASGSSTPQKPSGSGGGKLKVQMLLYPGGFHPSGSGQVSGSAGSRPSSLQDMLQTLGLSVVQEAPEASGGDLSSGVDLCGDAFINGLTALNNGTILVFKGDLLWSVEPLSHSVGTPQRITETLGIPSPIDTAFTRTDCNRNTYIIKGDQYWQFDGNMVMKPGFPKPLTSEFPGLTGSISAALAVPATSSSPETVFFFKEGDIMLRFTFPPCSTPSLREEPRNSLKKNFAGRTAGALLSGEFNIRVSLKAFPTPVTAALSMHTPQGSDRYQHFIFSGPLFFKVHITDQLPWRPTLPARQVQSWNDRQ, encoded by the exons ATGAG TGCGACCACACCCCTCCCTGAGGACTCATTAGACGGCATCAAACACACCAAAGTGACTAGACATGCAGCATATGAAAGGACGCTCCAGCACAGACTGTTGGAGAGGAGCAG AGTGACAGATGACAGCCTGGGACAGACTCAAACCCTCAAG GTTGTGTCAGGAACGATGACGATGAAGATGATGCTGAAACTGGGTTTTCTCCCGCTGATCCTCGTCTTAACCTCTGATGCAGCTGCACCAG aatttttatttaaagccaaagaggAACGATGGCGGGACGAAAAATCTGCATGTGGTTCTGGAGCGTCAG GCAGCTGCGTGGGTCGCTGCGGCGAAGCTTTCACCAGAGGTCAGCCGTGTACCTGTGACTTCAGCTGCATGCAGCATAACGAGTGCTGTCCTGACTTTGAAGCTTCCTGCACTGCAG TTCGATCCTGTCAGGGCCGCTGTGATGAGCTGTTCAGGAGAGGGCGCCCGTGTGACTGCGATCGCCAGTGTGTGCTCTTCAACACCTGTTGTCATGACTACCAGCCGCAGTGTG GCTCTCATCACAGACGACACCAACCTGTGGTGATCAAGACCTCGA GAAACAGGAAAACTGAAATGAGCCAAGAAACCTCCAACAGTGAGAGCGAGGAGTCACACTCGG TGCAGGGCCGCTGTCCTCAGTGTCGTGGTGCTCAGCGTCAAAGTTCATTCGGCCTGTTCAAACCCAGAGTCGTCGGCTCATCTGGCCCCGCCTCTCCTTCCTCTCCAGCCAATCACCTCCAACACG GTGGGGGTAACGTCCCTGCTGCACTGTTGCCCTCGCCCTCCTCCCCTCAGGGCACCCTGCCACACGTCCCTGCCCCAGGACCTTCCCAGCCCAACCTCAGTGCTTCAGCTTCAGGCAGCAGCACACCTCAAAAGCCCTCTGGTTCTGGAGGTGGCAAACTGAAAGTCCAGATGCTGCTGTATCCAGGAGGATTCCATCCATCCGGGTCAGGTCAAG TCAGTGGTTCAGCTGGGTCCAGACCCAGTTCTCTGCAGGACATGCTGCAGACGCTGGGCCTCTCTGTGGTTCAGGAAGCTCCTGAGGCTTCAGGAGGAG ACTTGTCTTCTGGCGTGGACCTGTGCGGCGATGCCTTCATCAATGGACTCACAGCTCTCAACAATGGGACCATCCTGGTCTTCAAAG GTGACCTGTTGTGGTCGGTGGAGCCCCTCAGTCACTCAGTAGGAACCCCTCAGAGAATCACAGAGACTCTGGGCATCCCGTCCCCCATCGACACCGCCTTCACTCGCACCGACTGTAACAGGAACACCTATATCATCAAG GGGGATCAGTACTGGCAGTTCGATGGAAACATGGTGATGAAGCCGGGCTTCCCtaaacctttgacctctgagtTTCCAGGCCTTACAGGAAGCATCAGCGCGGCGCTGGCTGTGCCCGCCACCAGCAGTAGTCCAGAGACCGTCTTCTTCTTTAAGGAAG GAGACATAATGTTGAGGTTCACCTTCCCACCGTGCAGCACCCCTTCACTCAGGGAGGAACCAAGGAActctttgaagaaaaactttgcCGGTCGGACTG CAGGTGCTCTTCTGAGTGGAGAATTCAACATCAGAGTGTCTCTGAAGGCCTTTCCCACCCCGGTCACTGCCGCACTCTCCATGCACACTCCTCAGGGGAGTGACAGATACCAGCACTTCATCTTCTCTGGAC CTCTCTTCTTCAAAGTCCACATTACAG ACCAGCTGCCATGGCGACCAACCCTGCCAGCACGGCAG GTACAAAGTTGGAATGACAGACAGTAA
- the prg4a gene encoding proteoglycan 4a isoform X1 codes for MSATTPLPEDSLDGIKHTKVTRHAAYERTLQHRLLERSRVTDDSLGQTQTLKVVSGTMTMKMMLKLGFLPLILVLTSDAAAPEFLFKAKEERWRDEKSACGSGASGSCVGRCGEAFTRGQPCTCDFSCMQHNECCPDFEASCTAVRSCQGRCDELFRRGRPCDCDRQCVLFNTCCHDYQPQCGSHHRRHQPVVIKTSRNRKTEMSQETSNSESEESHSVQGRCPQCRGAQRQSSFGLFKPRVVGSSGPASPSSPANHLQHGGGNVPAALLPSPSSPQGTLPHVPAPGPSQPNLSASASGSSTPQKPSGSGGGKLKVQMLLYPGGFHPSGSGQVSGSAGSRPSSLQDMLQTLGLSVVQEAPEASGGDLSSGVDLCGDAFINGLTALNNGTILVFKGDLLWSVEPLSHSVGTPQRITETLGIPSPIDTAFTRTDCNRNTYIIKGDQYWQFDGNMVMKPGFPKPLTSEFPGLTGSISAALAVPATSSSPETVFFFKEGDIMLRFTFPPCSTPSLREEPRNSLKKNFAGRTAGALLSGEFNIRVSLKAFPTPVTAALSMHTPQGSDRYQHFIFSGPLFFKVHITGDLPAVAKPDPIETLTPLLLRPAAMATNPASTAGQSLNSPHPVNSIRFWLHCP; via the exons ATGAG TGCGACCACACCCCTCCCTGAGGACTCATTAGACGGCATCAAACACACCAAAGTGACTAGACATGCAGCATATGAAAGGACGCTCCAGCACAGACTGTTGGAGAGGAGCAG AGTGACAGATGACAGCCTGGGACAGACTCAAACCCTCAAG GTTGTGTCAGGAACGATGACGATGAAGATGATGCTGAAACTGGGTTTTCTCCCGCTGATCCTCGTCTTAACCTCTGATGCAGCTGCACCAG aatttttatttaaagccaaagaggAACGATGGCGGGACGAAAAATCTGCATGTGGTTCTGGAGCGTCAG GCAGCTGCGTGGGTCGCTGCGGCGAAGCTTTCACCAGAGGTCAGCCGTGTACCTGTGACTTCAGCTGCATGCAGCATAACGAGTGCTGTCCTGACTTTGAAGCTTCCTGCACTGCAG TTCGATCCTGTCAGGGCCGCTGTGATGAGCTGTTCAGGAGAGGGCGCCCGTGTGACTGCGATCGCCAGTGTGTGCTCTTCAACACCTGTTGTCATGACTACCAGCCGCAGTGTG GCTCTCATCACAGACGACACCAACCTGTGGTGATCAAGACCTCGA GAAACAGGAAAACTGAAATGAGCCAAGAAACCTCCAACAGTGAGAGCGAGGAGTCACACTCGG TGCAGGGCCGCTGTCCTCAGTGTCGTGGTGCTCAGCGTCAAAGTTCATTCGGCCTGTTCAAACCCAGAGTCGTCGGCTCATCTGGCCCCGCCTCTCCTTCCTCTCCAGCCAATCACCTCCAACACG GTGGGGGTAACGTCCCTGCTGCACTGTTGCCCTCGCCCTCCTCCCCTCAGGGCACCCTGCCACACGTCCCTGCCCCAGGACCTTCCCAGCCCAACCTCAGTGCTTCAGCTTCAGGCAGCAGCACACCTCAAAAGCCCTCTGGTTCTGGAGGTGGCAAACTGAAAGTCCAGATGCTGCTGTATCCAGGAGGATTCCATCCATCCGGGTCAGGTCAAG TCAGTGGTTCAGCTGGGTCCAGACCCAGTTCTCTGCAGGACATGCTGCAGACGCTGGGCCTCTCTGTGGTTCAGGAAGCTCCTGAGGCTTCAGGAGGAG ACTTGTCTTCTGGCGTGGACCTGTGCGGCGATGCCTTCATCAATGGACTCACAGCTCTCAACAATGGGACCATCCTGGTCTTCAAAG GTGACCTGTTGTGGTCGGTGGAGCCCCTCAGTCACTCAGTAGGAACCCCTCAGAGAATCACAGAGACTCTGGGCATCCCGTCCCCCATCGACACCGCCTTCACTCGCACCGACTGTAACAGGAACACCTATATCATCAAG GGGGATCAGTACTGGCAGTTCGATGGAAACATGGTGATGAAGCCGGGCTTCCCtaaacctttgacctctgagtTTCCAGGCCTTACAGGAAGCATCAGCGCGGCGCTGGCTGTGCCCGCCACCAGCAGTAGTCCAGAGACCGTCTTCTTCTTTAAGGAAG GAGACATAATGTTGAGGTTCACCTTCCCACCGTGCAGCACCCCTTCACTCAGGGAGGAACCAAGGAActctttgaagaaaaactttgcCGGTCGGACTG CAGGTGCTCTTCTGAGTGGAGAATTCAACATCAGAGTGTCTCTGAAGGCCTTTCCCACCCCGGTCACTGCCGCACTCTCCATGCACACTCCTCAGGGGAGTGACAGATACCAGCACTTCATCTTCTCTGGAC CTCTCTTCTTCAAAGTCCACATTACAGGTGATCTACCTGCTGTTGCAAAACCTGACCCCATTGAGACCCTGACACCTCTGCTCCTCAGACCAGCTGCCATGGCGACCAACCCTGCCAGCACGGCAGGTCAGAGCCTCAACTCTCCACATCCAGTCAACTCCATCAGATTCTGGCTGCACTGTCCCTAG
- the prg4a gene encoding proteoglycan 4a isoform X3: MSATTPLPEDSLDGIKHTKVTRHAAYERTLQHRLLERSRVTDDSLGQTQTLKVVSGTMTMKMMLKLGFLPLILVLTSDAAAPEFLFKAKEERWRDEKSACGSGASGSCVGRCGEAFTRGQPCTCDFSCMQHNECCPDFEASCTAVRSCQGRCDELFRRGRPCDCDRQCVLFNTCCHDYQPQCGSHHRRHQPVVIKTSRNRKTEMSQETSNSESEESHSVQGRCPQCRGAQRQSSFGLFKPRVVGSSGPASPSSPANHLQHGGGNVPAALLPSPSSPQGTLPHVPAPGPSQPNLSASASGSSTPQKPSGSGGGKLKVQMLLYPGGFHPSGSGQVSGSAGSRPSSLQDMLQTLGLSVVQEAPEASGGDLSSGVDLCGDAFINGLTALNNGTILVFKGDLLWSVEPLSHSVGTPQRITETLGIPSPIDTAFTRTDCNRNTYIIKGDQYWQFDGNMVMKPGFPKPLTSEFPGLTGSISAALAVPATSSSPETVFFFKEGDIMLRFTFPPCSTPSLREEPRNSLKKNFAGRTAGALLSGEFNIRVSLKAFPTPVTAALSMHTPQGSDRYQHFIFSGPLFFKVHITDQLPWRPTLPARQVRASTLHIQSTPSDSGCTVPRRWNNFSSFFLPNT, from the exons ATGAG TGCGACCACACCCCTCCCTGAGGACTCATTAGACGGCATCAAACACACCAAAGTGACTAGACATGCAGCATATGAAAGGACGCTCCAGCACAGACTGTTGGAGAGGAGCAG AGTGACAGATGACAGCCTGGGACAGACTCAAACCCTCAAG GTTGTGTCAGGAACGATGACGATGAAGATGATGCTGAAACTGGGTTTTCTCCCGCTGATCCTCGTCTTAACCTCTGATGCAGCTGCACCAG aatttttatttaaagccaaagaggAACGATGGCGGGACGAAAAATCTGCATGTGGTTCTGGAGCGTCAG GCAGCTGCGTGGGTCGCTGCGGCGAAGCTTTCACCAGAGGTCAGCCGTGTACCTGTGACTTCAGCTGCATGCAGCATAACGAGTGCTGTCCTGACTTTGAAGCTTCCTGCACTGCAG TTCGATCCTGTCAGGGCCGCTGTGATGAGCTGTTCAGGAGAGGGCGCCCGTGTGACTGCGATCGCCAGTGTGTGCTCTTCAACACCTGTTGTCATGACTACCAGCCGCAGTGTG GCTCTCATCACAGACGACACCAACCTGTGGTGATCAAGACCTCGA GAAACAGGAAAACTGAAATGAGCCAAGAAACCTCCAACAGTGAGAGCGAGGAGTCACACTCGG TGCAGGGCCGCTGTCCTCAGTGTCGTGGTGCTCAGCGTCAAAGTTCATTCGGCCTGTTCAAACCCAGAGTCGTCGGCTCATCTGGCCCCGCCTCTCCTTCCTCTCCAGCCAATCACCTCCAACACG GTGGGGGTAACGTCCCTGCTGCACTGTTGCCCTCGCCCTCCTCCCCTCAGGGCACCCTGCCACACGTCCCTGCCCCAGGACCTTCCCAGCCCAACCTCAGTGCTTCAGCTTCAGGCAGCAGCACACCTCAAAAGCCCTCTGGTTCTGGAGGTGGCAAACTGAAAGTCCAGATGCTGCTGTATCCAGGAGGATTCCATCCATCCGGGTCAGGTCAAG TCAGTGGTTCAGCTGGGTCCAGACCCAGTTCTCTGCAGGACATGCTGCAGACGCTGGGCCTCTCTGTGGTTCAGGAAGCTCCTGAGGCTTCAGGAGGAG ACTTGTCTTCTGGCGTGGACCTGTGCGGCGATGCCTTCATCAATGGACTCACAGCTCTCAACAATGGGACCATCCTGGTCTTCAAAG GTGACCTGTTGTGGTCGGTGGAGCCCCTCAGTCACTCAGTAGGAACCCCTCAGAGAATCACAGAGACTCTGGGCATCCCGTCCCCCATCGACACCGCCTTCACTCGCACCGACTGTAACAGGAACACCTATATCATCAAG GGGGATCAGTACTGGCAGTTCGATGGAAACATGGTGATGAAGCCGGGCTTCCCtaaacctttgacctctgagtTTCCAGGCCTTACAGGAAGCATCAGCGCGGCGCTGGCTGTGCCCGCCACCAGCAGTAGTCCAGAGACCGTCTTCTTCTTTAAGGAAG GAGACATAATGTTGAGGTTCACCTTCCCACCGTGCAGCACCCCTTCACTCAGGGAGGAACCAAGGAActctttgaagaaaaactttgcCGGTCGGACTG CAGGTGCTCTTCTGAGTGGAGAATTCAACATCAGAGTGTCTCTGAAGGCCTTTCCCACCCCGGTCACTGCCGCACTCTCCATGCACACTCCTCAGGGGAGTGACAGATACCAGCACTTCATCTTCTCTGGAC CTCTCTTCTTCAAAGTCCACATTACAG ACCAGCTGCCATGGCGACCAACCCTGCCAGCACGGCAGGTCAGAGCCTCAACTCTCCACATCCAGTCAACTCCATCAGATTCTGGCTGCACTGTCCCTAGGAGATGGAAcaacttttcctcttttttcctgcCTAACACATGA